From a region of the Solanum stenotomum isolate F172 chromosome 2, ASM1918654v1, whole genome shotgun sequence genome:
- the LOC125855190 gene encoding F-box protein SKIP14-like, with product MALNFSHRPIFPAHISEDNLVSPMRIVNGCLVEGVPENNVENFPWSWRVCREPHDGFEYGYGGKRVDKCDYSESVSEDIIDLLPADPFGMDISTTITAITGWLEDLEVDYGGCRRNHAGPSNEDYGLFAGFDFIWNDSMRFQSFPINHVRSDDKLNRGDPVNWLIGERDMRDALAHVGLGSACNVGDTAGFNNVGSVSFLPQTMETGSGAMSCSGEDEGAPHEALSFALGYLGVKDLLTVESVCRSLRLTVKNDPLLWKSIHIENPLTEISDDILLQLTSRAQGNLQCLSLLECTRITDDGLRRVLDSNPHLTKLFVPACTRLSIEGIVNMLKSFNCQRGKMGIKNLWIGGLYGVMHEHFEELEFLLGADSQMRQNVYKPHFFSRRNIYRLVDDSRAIDVQLCPICKKVRLVYDCPAEGCQVKDEATKECRACSLCILRCSECGRCINNTEYVETFCLELLCSDCSKQPLECKDEQKCSL from the exons ATGGCGTTAAATTTTTCACATCGGCCCATATTTCCGGCACATATATCTGAGGATAATTTGGTATCACCCATGAGAATTGTGAATGGGTGTTTAGTCGAGGGTGTTCCGGAGAATAATGTGGAGAATTTTCCTTGGTCGTGGCGTGTTTGTCGAGAACCGCATGACGGGTTTGAATATGGTTATGGGGGGAAAAGAGTAGACAAGTGTGATTATTCGGAGTCGGTATCGGAGGATATCATTGATCTTCTCCCTGCTGATCCATTTGGGATGGATATAAGCACCACTATCACAGCCATTACAGGTTGGCTTGAGGATTTGGAAGTTGATTATGGAGGATGTAGGAGAAACCATGCCGGTCCAAGTAATGAGGACTATGGTTTATTTGCcggttttgattttatttggaACGATTCTATGAGGTTCCAATCATTCCCTATTAATCACGTTCGGTCTGATGACAAACTGAATAGAGGTGATCCAGTGAATTGGCTTATTGGGGAGAGAGATATGAGGGACGCCTTGGCCCATGTTGGTCTTGGCTCAGCTTGTAATGTGGGGGACACTGCAGGCTTCAATAATGTAGGTTCAGTCAGTTTTCTTCCCCAGACCATGGAAACAGGGTCTGGGGCGATGTCTTGCTCTGGTGAAGATGAAGGAGCCCCTCATGAGGCTTTATCTTTTGCTCTTGGTTACCTTGGAGTGAAGGATCTTTTGACGGTAGAAAGTGTTTGCAGGTCCTTGCGGCTTACTGTAAAAAATGATCCTTTATTATGGAAAAGCATTCACATTGAAAATCCATTGACTGAGATCAGTGATGATATCCTCTTGCAATTGACTAGCAGGGCTCAAGGTAACTTACAATGCTTGAGTTTGTTAGAGTGCACCCGCATCACAGATGACGGTTTGAGGCGGGTACTTGACTCTAATCCACATTTGACAAAG TTATTTGTTCCTGCATGTACAAGACTCAGTATTGAAGGCATTGTAAATATGTTGAAGTCTTTTAACTGTCAAAGAGGTAAAATGGGTATAAAGAACCTGTGGATTGGCGGTCTTTATGGAGTGATGCATGAACATTTTGAAGAGCTGGAGTTTCTTCTAGGTGCAGATAGCCAGATGAGGCAAAATGTTTacaaaccccatttcttttctcGAAGGAATATTTATCGTTTGGTTGATGACAGTCGGGCTATTGATGTTCAACTTTGCCCTATATGTAAAAAAGTAAGGTTGGTCTATGATTGTCCTGCAGAGGGTTGCCAAGTGAAAGATGAAGCTACTAAAGAATGTAGGGCCTGCTCACTTTGCATCTTACGGTGTAGTGAATGTGGGAGATGTATAAATAACACTGAATATGTGGAGACTTTTTGTTTGGAATTGCTTTGTTCTGATTGCTCTAAGCAGCCTTTGGAGTGCAAAGATGAGCAGAAGTGCAGCCTTTGA